The proteins below come from a single Pleuronectes platessa chromosome 3, fPlePla1.1, whole genome shotgun sequence genomic window:
- the fbxo8 gene encoding F-box only protein 8 codes for MGQALWRLPPRQQQQLQEELADRLADQGRRQEQGEYEGPQRRAPPQCYGPDIYHLLRTCRGVHEQRGFRDLEMLPPELGITILSYLNATDLCLAGCVWQGLGKDEYLWQGLCKSTWGHCSIYNRRLSGGYSYRRLYLQLDEGSLTFNANPEEGISYFMSKGILRDNPTELAKFIFYTRRLNWKMLRVYLDERRDVLDELVTLHNFSNQFLPNALRDFFRHIHAPEERGEYLETLITKFSHRFCTCNPVLIRELGLSPDAVYVLCYSLILLSIDLTSPHVKNKMSKREFIRNTRRAAHNVSDDFAGHLYDNIYLIGHVAA; via the exons ATGGGTCAGGCATTGTGGAGGCTGCCTCccagacaacagcagcagcttcaggaagAGCTAGCTGACCGACTGGCTGACCAGGGAAGAAGACAAGAGCAAG GAGAGTATGAAGGTCCCCAGAGGAGAGCTCCTCCGCAATGTTATGGTCCTGACATCTACCATCTGCTGAGGACATGCAGGGGAG TTCATGAGCAGCGTGGTTTTAGAGATTTGGAGATGCTGCCACCTGAATTAGGCATCACCATACTGTCATACTTGAATGCTACTGATCTGTGCCTGGCTGGCTGTGTGTGGCAGGGCCTGGGAAAGGACGAGTATCTATGGCAGGG ACTTTGTAAGTCCACGTGGGGACACTGCTCCATATACAACAGAAGACTATCGGGTGGTTATTCATACAGAAGACTATACCTACAACTAGATGAAGGCAGCCTAACATTCAATGCCAACCCAGAGGAG gGTATCAGTTATTTTATGTCTAAAGGTATACTACGTGACAATCCAACCGAGCTGGCTAAGTTCATCTTCTACACCAGACGGCTCAACTGGAAGATGCTAAGAGTTTATCTGGATGAGAG GCGAGATGTCCTGGACGAGTTGGTGACCCTCCATAATTTCAGTAACCAGTTCCTCCCCAATGCTCTCCGGGATTTCTTCAGACACATCCATGcaccagaggaaagaggagaataTCTGGAAACCCTCATCACGAAGTTCAGCCACAGAttttgtacctgtaatccagtTCTTATCCGAGAACTGGGACTCAGCCCTG ATGCTGTCTATGTACTGTGCTACAGTCTGATCCTGCTGTCCATCGACCTGACCAGCCCACatgtcaaaaacaaaatgtcGAAGAGGGAGTTTATCAGGAACACTCGCCGAGCAGCACATAATGTCTCAGATGACTTTGCTGGCCACCTCTATGACAATATATATCTGATTGGCCATGTGGCTGCATAG